The genomic window CTCCGAGTCGGCATCGATCGGCGAGGAGGTAACACGCGTGCCCCTTGGAGTGCCGCTCGACGCGGACGAAGGAGTGCCCGTTGCATTTCCGAGAAGGCAGAATTtccggagagagagagagagagagagacaagtaTACAGTACAGCGACGCGAtatcctccctccctccctctctctctctctctctctctccttcagAGAGACGACGCGTAATGGCGAGgattcgctcgctcgctcgccatGTTCCGAGCCTTAACCCCTTCGCGTGATACACCTCGAAGAATGGGAGGGGGGATGTAGagttattaattgattaaatccGAATTGTTAAACCAAATAATCACTCCCTCTTCTCTGgtgacgtaaaaaaattaatgactttTCGTTCAGGTTTCGCAGATGCaatttccagaattttttttatgcgtcGTCTCTCACGCGCGCGTAGGCTCGGATGTATAACGAGATTCCGGAGACTACGTCATCACAGCATAAAGAACGAAGTGATTTCGCGATTGGCGAGATGACTCGTTAACTCCGGAATACCGATGTCGAACGTGGCACAAGTTTGACGGAGCACTTATCGAAGCACGTGCTCCGATACTTTGGGTTAGCACACGCGTCCATTTAAACACCTTTCTTCCGAATTTAACAGGTTAAGATCGAATTCGTCGACGCGACGAGGTCTTACTACCGATTTTAAGTACTCATCGAAACGAGAGTCTCTACGTTTCCTTATCCGGTATTCCGCCGTTAACGTAACACGGTGCAACGAGGGGGAagaggaggggaggggaggggaggaagGCTGTCGAGAAGCACACGCCATTCGATCTGTCTGGAGCGAGTTTTTCCAGGTTGGAAAGGAAGGCCGCGATAACGACTAGCGAGATAACAATTACACGCGACTTGGCTCACCGCACGTCGCACCAATGTTTTTCTTCCTACGAAGCCGCCTAACGGGAACACGGCCGCGCGAGCGACGAGGCCGACGAGgaggcgcgcgcgagagagggTTCGCTTCGCACGCAGCGAGCGAGCGTCTCCCCGAGGAGAGAAGCGTGGCGTCGAAGGCACGTACTAATTCCGGAATTCGTCGAAGCAAAGAGGGCACGCGCGGCGAGAAGGGCGGCGCGGGGAGGCTCTCCTCTCGTGCCTGCTCTGCTTGCCTCGCGCACGAGGAAATCGTGCgtgcgaacgagcgagcgacaAAGAGAAACGCCTCGAtgctccttctcctcctcgtGGAAAAATTGCTCCAAAAATCTGCttcgttttttaatttgacACACGCGCGagcgagtgagagagaaagaggagtcTACGCGGTCTACTTCGAGACCCCTCGCCCTGCCGCACACGTTAACTAAAGTGTCAAACGACGTGGGAGTTGCGTGGGCGACGGCGAGCCGCGAGACGCTTCGCGACGagtacctctttttttttttctcgcaggACCGGAGTCCCACGGGATGAACGGAAACGCGCCGACGGACGCACGACCCGCGGAGAAAGAAAGAACACTGTCGCGAAATCTTGTCACCATCGTCATCGtagtcgccgtcgccgccgccgtgaCGTGCCGACCTACAAGCCCGCACGAGGGTCTCTCACGGCTcccgagacgagacgagacgagacgagacgagacgagggCCGACTCGACTCGGGAGCTCGAAGAGATTCCTCGCGAGGCCGCGGTAGGACGAAACGTGGCCGAGCGACGGCCCACCGCGCGAAATAACACGGCCGCGCGATCGTGCGATCGTCCCGCACGCGTTTCGCCATGCCCACGCCGCTCCGCACCCGTTAATTCGCCGCGTAAAGCCAAGAGAGATCACAATAGCGTTTACTTACGGCCCGACCGTTGTTGTTTCTGAGGCTCCGCTTTCGCAATCTGTCGGTCGCGCTCGGCAACTTCCGCGGGACGCGTCTGGTCAATCCAGCGTTCGACGCGCGACTGCGTTCGCGCCGCGTGCTCACCGTATCGCGCGTCGGCCGATCGGAAAATTCGTCGCGGTATTATCTCGTTGCACTTTACGCGACCGCACGGCGAAAACTCATGGAATTAAGCTCGTCACGAGCTCGCCCTTGATCTCGACGGTGATGATACCAATGGACGGTGCGCTAGACACCTACCACgcgagtcgtcgtcgtcgtcatcgtcatccgTCGTCGCCAATGGCACACGCGTAGTCGTTCTTCTCCTCGAGCGGGACGAGTATCGTCGGAAAATTCTGCGAACAGCGGATTCAGTCCATCGCTAGCGATTTCTGCGATTGAATATGGAAATTTTCTTTGCAATTTTACTCGCCCGACTGACAACCGGAAGTCGCCCGCGTCttcacctctctctctctctttttctctctctctagtcACGACTTGACTCTGGCGGTGCGCGTGAGTGCCACCAAGCGGAAATCGAATAGAACGAGCCTGTGGTCGAGTGCAGACCACTGAACTCTCGTCCGGAGAACGACGGACGGTCACGCGAGAAAAACACGACGACTCGGCTCGGCGGAGCAATCGCCACGTTCCCCCGTGCGTAAATCACGCTTCACGATCGCGCATACAGTTGAGCGGCGGGCGTGAGAAAGATCAGCCCGCGGCGGGGCACCAGCTCCCGTCGCTGCGTTCACGGACGGGAGTACAAAGGGTCTGTTGTCACACGGCCGGTGCTCTAGATCGTTTTGGGCAACTGTCAGTTTCTCGGGGGTCTCGGAGCAGGTAGATATTTTCGTGGGTTTTTAAATGTGATTCTACGGGACGATCtgcgtttatatatttaaggaCACTTGTGATACGCGGATTCAGGTTAGTAACGGACGCGTCTCGGCGTATCATCCTCCGTGAGCCCTGCCTCGCAGAGGCCTTTGTCCTTGTTCGCCAATTTAACCCCTTGGACTAGGtgttttttttcataaagattttctaGTCTCGTTCCCCGTTAAATCTCTCATTGTGCACGTGTGCGTGTTTCGTTGCTAGGAGAGCGTTTCTCGTACATTTAGCTTCGCGATCGTAACGTTCGTGTCACGACACTTGTAATCGTCAAATATCGCGAGAAACGGGCGACGACCTCCCGAGGATGATTCTCCTGTTTTTCTATTCGTTCGAATTATCTAATTGCCGCGTAAATCTCTGTTGACAAATTTATACGACATTGAGTATTTAGAGAGCACAACAAAGGacattaagatttttattttacatttttgataaacaataattataaatattattagcaaaGTAATTTGTATGTAGTCATACTTTATATTCATGTAACTGATGCAAATTTGTGGCTTGAATATTCATGTAGTAACATACAAGAAGTCATATACACATTGGTATATTGCAACAAAATtgttgaataattatattagatatAGTTATGtatgtaactttaaaaaaaagttctattttgtaatttaaaattttaatatccaaaattttattctttttcaaaaaattggaaatacAAGAGCTAATAAgaatatatcattatataagtatatttattctttttaatttatgtgaaaaagtatttgtagtattttaatattaataagagaTAAAATGCTTTTATCCTACATCCTgttctattttaataatatgttacagtttaaaaatattttataaatttgctaTGTGTAGAGatgttatatgtatgtatttaaaattttatacaaaagttaaataggatattatttttttttatagaatggCTCAGCGTCCTCAGAACTATGGGTCTACGGATCAACGAGTGGATGTACCTGAAATAGGATTTAGTCCTACTGAACTTTATAGTCTCTGTGAAAATATTACTGCTAACATATATACGATTAACGGAAGTTGGAGGTTTTTGGAAAAAGCTTACAAAAACATTGGAACCAGCAAGGATAATCAAGGTTTAAGAGACAAAGTGTAAGTACTCTCAGAAGTAcaataataagagtaaaaatttgatataatgaTATTTGAGAACAAtgtattcaatttaattttatattgatgtaTTTGCGCCTTTCAGACATGTAACACAATCGAGTACCAATCATGTGGTTACACAGATAAGCAAGGATATAGCGAGACTGACTGTGCTGATGAGGCGtggagagaagaaagaaaagttaCAAATTGAAAAACTCACAACAGACTTTAAAGATGCATTACAGAAATATTCGGATATGCAGAAGGTATGTAAGATGTGACATGTGCCTctgacataaatatttaaataatcttgaCTATAAAGAAATCCCAATTCACATTTCTTTTGACATTAATGATAAGGTATTCTTTACAGTCAATTGCAGAGAAGATGAAGAGACATATTTTAGCTATGACTAGTATAGAAAATTCAATGGATGGGGAGGATGCTGAAGAGACACACCGCCTACTTCTAGCACAGGAACAAGAACACAAGACCACACAAAGGTTTGGAAATAACATCTTTTGCATTTCATGTAAAACAATGTCATATTTGTGCGCTCATAAGTAATGCAGAAAATCTTACCTATTTGCTTAGTTGGAACAATAGCAATGGTTTTCGTTGGTTGTGCATTTTGGACAATGCTGTAAGCATAGAAGCTATCGTGATTGTATCGGCTAATGGAGATTGTAAGATTTTCTGGATAAGATAGCGATAGAACTTGTGGATTTTATAGCATGCctgtgacaaaaaaaaagatagactgaatttaaaattgcagtgaaaagattaattaattacgcgatatgtattattaatatagagaagttataaaaatgtgtatgGTAAGTCAGTTTCAATGTATCTCgtgaaagaaataataacaaaGGCAGAGGTGTTAGAAACAACGTGTGTGTGATCAATGTATATTGTGACATGCACAGGACACTCGAATTTCAACACGGGCTACTATTAGAGAGAGAAGATAGGATAAAACGTATTGAGGGCGATATTTTGGATGTGAATCAAATTATGCGCGAACTCGCAGCACTGGTGCATCAACAAGGTGATACTATCGGTAAGCATCCTCCTTATTATtgccagtaatttttaaaataacagctgcacatttttttatgatataacgtagaaaaaatttcaaaatatagaaatacaaCTTCCGATCTGCTGATATTTGCTTTGTTACAAAGTAACATACTTAACGGAATCTAATGATTTGTTTTATAGATACAATTGACAACCATATAGAGAATATACATGGCAATGTTGAGCTAGGAGCACAGGAGCTGGAGAAGGGAAGTAATTACCAAAGTAAATTTCGTCGGAAAGTTTATATCTTGTTGTTACTTGCGATTATAGTTGCCATCGTATTAACTGTTATTCTAGTCATTAAATTAAGTTAGCGACCCTAGCCTCTGCGCGCGGGTTTTACTGATGAATGAAAAGGGTTGTCTCAATCTATCTCATATGTCGTTTGAAAGTAGTTTCTTCAAGGACCATCTCGTTTTGCCCGTTTCTGTATATTGGAGGTGTAACGAAGGAGAGTATAGAGACTTATTTTATATCTGCTTACAAATGGAATTGTATGTCTCCTGTATTTTTGGAGATGTTagccattttgaaattttataaaacagtatttatataataatttcaaatgtaaaatatgaatttttataggccttttttattctgtttttacACTCTAGCTGAATTATtactgaataaaatatattagagcATCAGTAAAGGCTAATAATGCCTTTATCATTTTCTCACATACTTATCttataatgtataatagttattcaaataatgttatcatttttttggtatctaatcaaaaatttctcatttaaaaacaaatctattcgatttatcatatattattttactattacgcgtggaaaaactttaaaatgttCTGCTTTAAACCTTCAAGCTTTAAACCTAATTAATGGTGATACAAATATTAGTATCAACAGAAATTTGTTAATATCGGTTTATAGTTTGAAAACACATATTGTTGATACTGTATATCAATTTGATACGTTTCTTTAGCaagttctataaatatttaacattgcataaaagaattatattctataaacaaaaaaatatgtaaacagaTTTATAAATAGGCAGATGTATGTTTCGCATATGAATGCGAAACtgcacaaataaaaatgttatctaTTTATTGTCGCCACATGAAGAAATGATATTAGTAAGAcctacatataattataatcaaattgatacaaaatttcacgtacatgtattttataatcatgtttgtattaaatattattttcatatatttatctGAATTATCAatcagaataaatattatatattaaacatacgAGTACTaatcgtaattaataaattgatataatgcAAACAAAGCCAAAGTAGGTAGATGAAAATTGTAACAGCATTATAATTAGCA from Solenopsis invicta isolate M01_SB chromosome 2, UNIL_Sinv_3.0, whole genome shotgun sequence includes these protein-coding regions:
- the LOC105200854 gene encoding syntaxin-12, which translates into the protein MAQRPQNYGSTDQRVDVPEIGFSPTELYSLCENITANIYTINGSWRFLEKAYKNIGTSKDNQGLRDKVHVTQSSTNHVVTQISKDIARLTVLMRRGEKKEKLQIEKLTTDFKDALQKYSDMQKSIAEKMKRHILAMTSIENSMDGEDAEETHRLLLAQEQEHKTTQRTLEFQHGLLLEREDRIKRIEGDILDVNQIMRELAALVHQQGDTIDTIDNHIENIHGNVELGAQELEKGSNYQSKFRRKVYILLLLAIIVAIVLTVILVIKLS